In a single window of the Arachis hypogaea cultivar Tifrunner chromosome 6, arahy.Tifrunner.gnm2.J5K5, whole genome shotgun sequence genome:
- the LOC140173649 gene encoding uncharacterized protein, whose protein sequence is MAKVKTCDNCQKHATLSTIPAEKLHTLEALKKKLDDVKGELADLIPEILWSYNTTIQSATGETPFKLVYEVEALIPVEIRMPTLRAELYNQNRNNDARSTDLDLIDEEREMAAIRQRAMKQLIQRRHDKKVIPRAFEHGELVLRKTEEARKPQAHGKLAANWEGPFRINRVLGKGAYQQETLLGDLIPGDWNVSSLRKYQ, encoded by the exons ATGGCCAAGGTCAAGACATGTGACaattgccaaaaacacgccaCACTCTCAACAATACCAGCCGAGAAGTTGCACACCCTTGAG GCCTTAAAAAAGAAGTTGGACGATGTCAAAGGCGAATTGGCTGACCTTATTCCTGAAATCCTATGGAGCTACAACACAACAATCCAATCAGCAACAGGGGAAACCCCTTTCAAACTGGTATACGAAGTAGAAGCTCTTATACCAGTAGAGATCAGAATGCCAACTCTAAGAGCCGAGTTATATAATCAAAACAGAAATAACGACGCAAGATCAACTGACCTAGATCTCATTGACGAAGAAAGAGAAATGGCAGCAATAAGGCAACGGGCAATGAAACAACTCATACAAAGGCGACATGACAAAAAGGTAATCCCCCGAGCATTCGAACATGGAGAACTCGTCCTTAGAAAGACAGAAGAAGCCAGAAAGCCTCAAGCTCACGGGAAGTTAGCAGCAAATTGGGAGGGCCCATTTCGAATCAATAGAGTTCTCGGCAAAGGAGCATACCAACAAGAGACACTTCTGGGGGATCTAATACCAGGAGACTGGAATGTATCCTCTTTAAGGAAATACCAATAA